A genome region from Colwellia sp. Arc7-D includes the following:
- the aceK gene encoding bifunctional isocitrate dehydrogenase kinase/phosphatase, translating to MKNLAFAIAKTIINGFERHIYLYSEITQTAKQRFEQHRWRDIQLAAKERTDFYDQRIDETLATLKEGFAIAELDDQLWKLVKGCYIELLSKHPQPELAESFYNSIFCHLFEREYYHNAYIFVQSTATRLDALPTPSIYTSYFPAEHGLFKTISNIMQSRNFSVPFTHLKKDINTLIAKFRKQADKTHYKLSDLQFDILDSVFYRNKGAYIIGRVISPAGETPFIISLLNTEKEGLFIDALITEGEHMAVVFGFARAYFFVNCQHPRALVEFLSRLIPHKTSADLYSAIGFHKQGKTQFYRDFLNHLDNSDDKLELAPGIKGMVMSVFMLPSYPYVFKIIKDKFSPSKNMSRDDVKGKYRLVKLHDRVGRMADTMEYSEVAFPKERFSEELLQELNTVAPSLLRYEDDLVIIKHMYIERKMTPLNLYLAKATDAQIDSAMYGYGKAIKQLIAADIFPGDMLLKNFGVTRHGRVIFYDYDEITYMNEVNFRVKPEPVTEEQIYAAEPWYSVAPGDVFPEEIATFALANNRYRQAFLGHHANLLDAQYWQDCQAKVAKGVFADVYPYPEKSRFCYWQAG from the coding sequence ATGAAAAATCTAGCTTTCGCCATTGCAAAAACAATCATCAACGGTTTTGAACGTCATATATACCTCTATAGTGAAATAACGCAAACAGCAAAACAGCGTTTTGAGCAACATCGCTGGCGTGACATACAATTAGCGGCAAAAGAGCGCACTGATTTTTACGATCAACGTATTGATGAAACTTTAGCGACCCTCAAAGAAGGCTTTGCTATTGCCGAACTTGATGACCAGCTATGGAAATTAGTAAAAGGTTGCTATATCGAATTACTCAGTAAGCACCCACAGCCTGAATTAGCCGAAAGCTTTTATAATTCTATTTTCTGCCATTTATTTGAACGTGAGTATTATCACAATGCCTATATTTTTGTGCAGTCAACCGCGACCCGATTAGATGCATTACCTACTCCATCTATTTATACTAGCTACTTCCCTGCTGAACATGGCTTATTTAAAACCATCAGTAACATCATGCAAAGTAGAAATTTTTCTGTACCTTTTACACATCTGAAAAAAGATATTAATACCCTCATTGCTAAGTTTCGTAAACAAGCGGATAAAACACACTATAAGCTTTCAGATTTACAATTTGATATTTTGGATTCCGTTTTTTATCGAAATAAAGGCGCCTATATTATCGGTCGAGTAATTTCACCCGCAGGCGAAACCCCCTTCATTATTTCTTTATTAAATACCGAAAAAGAAGGACTTTTTATCGACGCCTTAATCACCGAAGGTGAGCATATGGCGGTTGTATTTGGTTTTGCCCGAGCCTACTTTTTTGTTAATTGTCAGCACCCTCGAGCATTAGTCGAGTTTTTAAGTCGTTTGATCCCACACAAAACCAGTGCTGACTTATATTCTGCCATTGGCTTTCACAAGCAAGGCAAAACTCAATTTTATCGTGATTTTTTAAATCACCTCGATAACAGTGACGATAAGCTTGAATTAGCTCCAGGTATTAAAGGTATGGTGATGTCAGTATTTATGCTGCCCTCTTACCCTTATGTTTTTAAAATTATTAAAGATAAGTTCTCACCCAGTAAAAATATGAGTCGAGACGATGTAAAAGGTAAATATCGCTTAGTTAAACTGCATGACCGAGTAGGTAGAATGGCCGATACGATGGAATATTCTGAAGTCGCTTTCCCTAAAGAGCGTTTCTCAGAAGAACTTTTACAAGAATTAAATACGGTTGCTCCATCATTACTGCGATATGAAGATGATTTAGTGATCATTAAACATATGTACATAGAACGTAAAATGACCCCGCTTAATCTATATTTAGCCAAAGCTACTGACGCACAAATTGACAGTGCTATGTACGGCTATGGCAAAGCGATTAAGCAACTGATTGCTGCTGATATATTTCCAGGTGACATGTTATTGAAAAACTTTGGCGTTACCCGACATGGGCGCGTTATTTTTTACGATTATGATGAAATAACCTACATGAACGAAGTTAACTTTCGTGTAAAACCAGAACCCGTTACCGAAGAGCAAATTTATGCCGCCGAACCTTGGTACTCGGTAGCCCCTGGCGATGTATTTCCAGAAGAGATAGCAACCTTTGCTTTAGCAAATAACCGCTACCGACAAGCTTTCTTAGGTCATCATGCCAACCTTTTAGACGCTCAATACTGGCAAGATTGCCAAGCTAAAGTAGCTAAAGGTGTATTTGCCGATGTTTACCCATATCCAGAAAAATCTCGTTTTTGTTATTGGCAGGCTGGCTAA
- the rimI gene encoding ribosomal protein S18-alanine N-acetyltransferase, translating into MTQAVNTTFKPVTQEEVEQLMVIEIACHPHPWSEKTFRSCIDGRYFGEYLIVDHVIVGFYVAEHVAGESTLMDICVNPELQGKSYGKALLLQFFKHCKQLATTTIFLEVRAKNISAQMLYINQGFTEISRRTGYYPSNSGFGYEDAIVMSKKL; encoded by the coding sequence ATGACACAAGCAGTTAATACAACATTCAAACCTGTAACGCAGGAAGAAGTAGAGCAACTTATGGTAATTGAAATTGCCTGTCATCCACACCCATGGAGCGAGAAAACTTTTCGCAGTTGTATTGATGGCCGGTATTTTGGCGAATACTTGATTGTTGACCATGTTATTGTCGGATTTTATGTTGCAGAGCATGTTGCAGGCGAGTCTACACTAATGGATATTTGTGTTAATCCAGAGCTACAAGGCAAAAGCTATGGTAAAGCACTATTACTACAATTTTTTAAACACTGTAAACAACTAGCAACCACAACTATTTTTCTTGAAGTGCGAGCAAAAAACATTAGTGCACAAATGTTATATATCAACCAAGGATTTACAGAAATATCGCGACGAACGGGCTATTACCCTAGTAACAGCGGGTTTGGCTATGAAGATGCAATTGTGATGTCAAAGAAACTCTAA
- a CDS encoding cytochrome c3 family protein yields MLKNVWMFLKSPNSAALWFILVIGFAGGVIFWGGFNTALEVTNTEEFCISCHEMQDNVYEEYRETIHYANRSGVRATCPDCHVPKKWTDKIVRKIAASKEVWGMLTGVIDTREKFVDHRRSMAEREWKRMKENDSLECRNCHNFEYMDFSEQGNRSVKMHSDALASGEKTCIDCHKGIAHQLPDMQGVENW; encoded by the coding sequence ATGCTAAAAAATGTGTGGATGTTTTTAAAGTCACCTAATAGTGCTGCATTATGGTTTATTTTAGTGATTGGTTTTGCCGGTGGCGTAATATTTTGGGGTGGTTTTAACACCGCTTTAGAAGTAACTAACACAGAGGAGTTCTGTATTAGTTGTCATGAAATGCAAGACAATGTGTATGAGGAATATCGTGAAACTATTCATTATGCCAATCGTTCAGGTGTTCGGGCTACGTGCCCTGATTGTCATGTACCTAAAAAATGGACAGATAAGATAGTACGTAAAATTGCTGCTAGTAAAGAGGTTTGGGGTATGTTGACGGGCGTGATTGATACCCGTGAAAAATTTGTAGATCATCGACGTTCTATGGCAGAGCGTGAGTGGAAACGAATGAAAGAAAATGACTCTTTAGAATGCCGTAATTGCCATAACTTTGAGTACATGGACTTTTCTGAACAAGGTAATCGTAGTGTCAAAATGCACTCTGACGCGCTTGCATCAGGTGAAAAAACTTGTATTGACTGCCACAAAGGTATTGCTCACCAATTACCTGATATGCAAGGGGTTGAAAACTGGTAA
- a CDS encoding nitrate reductase cytochrome c-type subunit, with protein MKLLTLCVAAVVLAITFTAIAQETVNTGGLATIRGAATIDETRPAEKLKRVIKDKNPIARNYVHQPPVIPHQVRGYRVDLNSNKCLNCHSWKYAAETGATKISLTHYETRDGKTLSDVSPRRYFCLQCHVTQADAAPLVDNTFEPVESLGNE; from the coding sequence ATGAAATTATTAACTTTGTGTGTTGCTGCTGTTGTTTTGGCAATAACGTTTACTGCCATAGCCCAAGAAACAGTTAATACTGGCGGTTTAGCTACCATTCGCGGGGCGGCAACTATTGATGAAACTCGCCCAGCAGAAAAACTAAAGCGGGTGATTAAAGATAAAAATCCAATTGCACGTAACTATGTTCATCAACCACCGGTAATACCTCACCAAGTGCGAGGTTATCGCGTTGATTTAAATAGTAATAAATGCTTGAACTGCCATAGTTGGAAATATGCCGCAGAAACCGGTGCAACGAAAATTAGCTTAACGCATTATGAAACACGCGATGGAAAAACGTTATCGGATGTTTCGCCTCGTCGTTATTTTTGCCTGCAATGTCATGTTACTCAAGCTGATGCAGCGCCTTTGGTTGATAATACCTTTGAGCCTGTTGAATCTTTGGGAAATGAGTAA
- the napA gene encoding nitrate reductase catalytic subunit NapA — protein MTLTRRDFIKANAIAATAVAAGVSVPLSATNLITQSSKSTIKWDKAPCRFCGTGCSVLVGTQHGKVVATQGDPEAEVNKGLNCIKGYFLSKIMYGKDRLTQPLLRMTDGEYDKEGDFTPVSWDKAFDVMADKFKAAIKKKGPTSVGMFGSGQWTVWEGYAASKLMKAGFLTNNIDPNARHCMASAVGGFMRTFGIDEPMGCYDDLEHADAFVLWGSNMAEMHPILWSRLTDRRLSASHVKVNVLSTYKHRSFELADNGMIFTPQTDLAILNFIANYIIQNNAVNKDFMKKHVNVREGVTDIGYGLRPTHPLEKAAKNAGSGESKPMTFEAYAKFVSTYTVESVSKLSGVPEANLIEMAKLYADPKVKVTSFWTMGFNQHTRGVWANNLMYNVHLLTGKISEPGNSPFSLTGQPSACGTAREVGTFSHRLPADLQVANPKHRAIAEKIWQLPEGTIPSKPGYHAVLQNRMLKDAELNAYWVMCNNNMQAAPNINEEAIPGYRNPENFIVVSDPYPTVTAQAADLILPTAMWVEKEGAYGNAERRTQFWHQQVNAPGDARSDLWQLVEFSKRFKVEEVWPEALIAKQPELRGKTLYDVLYANGKVDKFPMSESKGDTNFEGDAFGFYIQKGLFEEYAEFGRGHGHDLAPFDRYHEERGLRWPVVNGKETQWRFREGHDPYVEKGSEVQFYGHKDNKAVIFALPYEPPAESPDEEYDLWLSTGRVLEHWHSGSMTSRVPELHKAFPDAVIFMHPDDARERSLRRGDKVLMASRRGEVESRIETRGRNRPPKGLVFMPWFDAKQLVNKVTLDATDPLSKQTDYKKCAVKVTKV, from the coding sequence ATGACCTTGACTCGACGTGACTTTATTAAAGCTAATGCGATTGCAGCCACCGCTGTTGCCGCTGGGGTTTCGGTTCCTTTGTCAGCGACTAATTTGATCACACAATCGTCAAAAAGTACGATTAAGTGGGACAAAGCACCTTGTCGTTTTTGTGGCACAGGTTGCAGCGTTTTAGTCGGTACTCAACATGGCAAAGTAGTGGCAACACAGGGCGATCCAGAAGCAGAAGTTAATAAAGGCTTAAACTGTATAAAGGGCTATTTTTTATCGAAAATTATGTACGGTAAAGACCGATTAACTCAGCCATTATTAAGAATGACCGACGGTGAATACGATAAAGAAGGCGACTTTACACCGGTAAGCTGGGACAAAGCCTTTGATGTTATGGCTGATAAATTTAAAGCCGCGATTAAGAAAAAGGGCCCAACCTCGGTCGGTATGTTTGGCTCAGGGCAATGGACAGTTTGGGAGGGTTATGCTGCTTCTAAGTTGATGAAAGCGGGCTTCTTAACTAATAATATAGACCCAAATGCTCGACATTGTATGGCCTCAGCTGTTGGTGGTTTTATGCGTACCTTTGGTATCGATGAGCCTATGGGATGTTACGACGATTTGGAACATGCTGATGCCTTTGTGTTGTGGGGCTCAAATATGGCGGAAATGCACCCCATTTTATGGTCAAGACTCACCGATCGTCGTTTAAGTGCGTCGCACGTTAAAGTTAATGTGTTATCAACCTATAAACACCGTAGTTTTGAACTTGCCGATAATGGCATGATTTTCACTCCACAAACAGATTTGGCTATTTTAAACTTTATTGCTAACTACATTATTCAAAATAATGCCGTTAATAAAGACTTCATGAAAAAGCACGTCAATGTGCGTGAAGGGGTAACTGATATCGGCTATGGTTTACGCCCAACGCATCCTTTAGAAAAAGCGGCAAAAAATGCCGGCAGTGGTGAATCAAAACCGATGACATTTGAAGCTTACGCTAAGTTTGTCAGCACTTATACGGTGGAATCAGTATCAAAACTTTCTGGCGTGCCAGAGGCTAATTTAATTGAAATGGCGAAGTTGTACGCTGATCCAAAAGTGAAAGTTACCTCATTTTGGACCATGGGATTCAATCAACATACCCGTGGAGTTTGGGCTAATAATTTAATGTACAACGTGCATTTGTTAACCGGTAAAATTTCTGAACCTGGTAATAGCCCGTTCTCATTAACCGGACAGCCCTCAGCTTGTGGCACTGCACGTGAAGTTGGAACATTCTCTCATCGTTTACCGGCTGATTTACAAGTTGCAAACCCTAAACACAGAGCGATAGCTGAGAAAATTTGGCAGTTGCCAGAAGGGACTATTCCATCTAAACCTGGTTATCATGCGGTATTGCAAAATCGGATGTTAAAAGACGCTGAACTCAATGCTTATTGGGTGATGTGTAATAACAATATGCAAGCGGCGCCGAACATTAATGAAGAGGCAATTCCTGGTTATCGTAATCCAGAAAACTTTATTGTCGTGTCAGACCCTTATCCCACCGTTACGGCACAAGCTGCTGATCTTATTTTACCGACGGCGATGTGGGTAGAAAAAGAGGGCGCGTACGGTAATGCCGAACGTAGAACACAATTTTGGCATCAACAGGTGAATGCGCCAGGCGATGCGCGATCAGATCTCTGGCAGTTAGTGGAGTTTTCTAAACGTTTTAAAGTAGAAGAAGTGTGGCCAGAAGCCTTGATTGCAAAACAACCTGAACTTCGCGGTAAAACGCTATACGACGTGTTATACGCTAATGGAAAAGTGGATAAATTCCCGATGAGTGAATCAAAAGGCGATACAAACTTTGAAGGTGATGCTTTTGGTTTTTATATTCAAAAAGGTTTATTTGAAGAATATGCTGAATTTGGGCGTGGTCATGGTCACGATTTAGCGCCGTTTGACCGATATCACGAAGAACGTGGTTTACGGTGGCCAGTGGTTAACGGTAAAGAAACACAATGGCGTTTTAGAGAAGGCCATGATCCTTACGTAGAAAAAGGCAGTGAAGTGCAGTTTTATGGTCACAAAGATAATAAAGCGGTAATTTTTGCATTGCCTTACGAGCCACCTGCAGAATCGCCCGATGAAGAATATGACTTATGGTTGAGCACTGGGCGTGTGCTGGAACATTGGCATTCAGGGTCCATGACATCACGAGTGCCAGAGCTACATAAAGCTTTTCCTGATGCGGTGATTTTTATGCACCCAGATGATGCCAGAGAGCGTAGTTTGCGCCGCGGCGATAAAGTGTTGATGGCGTCTCGTCGAGGTGAAGTTGAATCTCGAATTGAAACCAGAGGCCGAAACCGACCTCCAAAAGGTTTGGTGTTTATGCCGTGGTTTGACGCTAAACAATTAGTCAATAAAGTCACCTTAGATGCAACCGACCCGCTGTCAAAGCAAACTGATTATAAAAAATGTGCGGTTAAAGTGACTAAAGTTTAA
- a CDS encoding chaperone NapD, translating to MINLLEESPVNIAGVMFMAYPDNAAKVADDLQAFPGAEIHAKGENGSLVFTVEGLEGEKNPAKRIIDTITDMSNVSGVISSSLIFHHNDAGLPQHQGKAL from the coding sequence ATGATTAACCTTTTAGAAGAAAGCCCAGTAAATATTGCCGGAGTTATGTTTATGGCTTACCCAGACAACGCGGCTAAAGTTGCTGATGATTTACAAGCATTTCCCGGTGCTGAGATACATGCAAAAGGAGAAAATGGCAGTTTAGTTTTCACTGTAGAGGGCCTTGAGGGAGAAAAAAATCCAGCAAAACGCATCATAGATACCATTACAGATATGAGCAATGTATCTGGGGTTATATCTTCATCACTAATATTTCATCATAACGATGCCGGATTACCACAGCACCAGGGGAAAGCATTATGA
- a CDS encoding TIGR02808 family protein: MSDLEQLIWNILGYTSMPLIFIFGFIATALVAVIILKIFGAKPAAVLEHSVEVNKKV, encoded by the coding sequence ATGAGTGATTTAGAGCAGTTGATATGGAATATTTTAGGTTATACCTCAATGCCACTGATATTTATTTTTGGCTTTATCGCCACAGCCTTAGTCGCGGTTATTATTTTAAAAATATTTGGCGCTAAGCCTGCAGCCGTGCTTGAGCATTCAGTTGAAGTAAACAAAAAAGTATAA
- the napF gene encoding ferredoxin-type protein NapF: protein MVDLSRRNFMRAKHVSTPPAIRLPWTVDEKLFTQGCTQCGDCMDACEENIIVKGDGGFPEINFSAGECTFCQQCVKACKEPLFKPLDAVPWQLTIEIEASCLAKNQVHCQVCQDSCESDAISFKYLHASVPQPEITLLDCTGCGACVAICPESAIKLSTTLLGAEHE from the coding sequence ATGGTTGATTTAAGCCGTCGTAACTTTATGCGAGCCAAGCATGTTTCTACACCGCCAGCGATTAGATTACCTTGGACCGTAGACGAAAAGTTATTTACTCAAGGCTGCACACAATGTGGCGATTGCATGGATGCTTGTGAGGAAAATATTATTGTTAAAGGTGATGGTGGTTTTCCTGAAATAAATTTTTCTGCTGGCGAATGTACCTTTTGTCAACAATGTGTGAAGGCCTGTAAAGAACCATTATTCAAACCTTTGGACGCTGTCCCTTGGCAGTTAACTATTGAAATTGAAGCAAGTTGTTTAGCTAAAAATCAGGTGCACTGCCAAGTTTGTCAAGACAGTTGTGAGTCTGATGCTATCTCATTTAAATACCTGCATGCTAGCGTACCTCAACCTGAAATTACACTTTTAGATTGTACAGGGTGTGGGGCTTGTGTCGCTATTTGTCCGGAATCGGCAATCAAGCTTTCAACAACATTATTGGGAGCAGAACATGAGTGA
- the prfC gene encoding peptide chain release factor 3 — MSVQQQEVDLRRTFAIISHPDAGKTTITEKVLLFGQALQKAGTVKGKKSGQHAKSDWMEMEKERGISITTSVMQFPYKNCLVNLLDTPGHEDFSEDTYRTLTAVDSCLMVIDVAKGVEARTIKLMEVTRLRDTPIITFMNKMDRDVRDPMEVMDEVEDVLKIKCAPITWPIGMGKEFKGVYNILTDEIFLYQTGQGHTIQEKRVIKGIDNPELDKVIGNYADDLREELELVAGASHEFNLEEFLKGELTPVFFGTALGNFGVDHMLDGLTRWAPKPLPRETDTRIVTAEEEKFSGFVFKIQANMDPKHRDRIAFMRICSGKYEKGMKMKQVRIGKDVRIADAVTFMAGDRSNVEQAYAGDIIGLHNHGSIQIGDTFTAGEDMKFSGIPNFAPEMFRRIRLRDPLKAKQLQKGLIQLSEEGAVQVFRPFNSNDMIVGAVGVLQFEVVVQRLKTEYKVDAIYEPISVATARWCTCDNERTLEQFEKKAYDNLALDGGNNLTYIAPTMVNLSLAQERHPDIVFHKTREH; from the coding sequence ATGTCTGTACAACAGCAGGAAGTCGACCTTCGACGCACCTTCGCTATTATTTCTCATCCTGATGCGGGTAAAACGACGATCACTGAAAAGGTTTTACTTTTTGGTCAAGCTTTACAAAAAGCCGGTACGGTAAAAGGTAAAAAGTCGGGACAACATGCGAAATCTGACTGGATGGAGATGGAAAAAGAACGTGGTATTTCAATAACCACTTCTGTAATGCAATTTCCCTATAAAAACTGTTTAGTTAATTTACTCGATACACCGGGTCATGAAGATTTCTCAGAAGATACCTACCGTACGCTAACCGCAGTTGACTCTTGTTTGATGGTTATCGACGTTGCTAAGGGTGTAGAAGCACGTACCATTAAATTAATGGAAGTTACTCGTCTGCGTGACACCCCTATAATTACCTTCATGAATAAAATGGACCGTGATGTTCGCGACCCAATGGAAGTCATGGATGAAGTTGAAGACGTACTAAAAATAAAATGTGCCCCTATTACTTGGCCAATTGGCATGGGTAAAGAGTTTAAGGGTGTATATAACATTTTAACCGATGAAATATTTTTATATCAAACAGGCCAAGGTCACACTATTCAAGAAAAGCGTGTTATTAAAGGTATCGATAACCCAGAATTAGATAAAGTTATTGGTAACTACGCTGATGATTTACGAGAAGAGCTAGAGCTTGTTGCTGGCGCGTCACATGAGTTTAATCTTGAAGAATTTTTAAAGGGTGAACTTACACCGGTGTTTTTTGGTACTGCATTAGGTAACTTTGGTGTTGACCATATGCTCGACGGCTTAACTCGCTGGGCACCAAAACCATTGCCGCGCGAAACCGACACTCGTATTGTTACTGCTGAAGAAGAAAAGTTCTCAGGTTTTGTTTTTAAAATTCAAGCCAATATGGATCCAAAACATCGTGACCGTATTGCTTTCATGCGTATTTGTTCAGGCAAATATGAAAAAGGCATGAAAATGAAACAAGTACGCATCGGCAAAGACGTAAGAATTGCTGACGCAGTAACCTTTATGGCTGGTGACCGCTCTAATGTTGAGCAAGCTTATGCTGGCGATATTATTGGTTTACATAACCATGGCAGTATTCAAATTGGTGATACCTTTACCGCCGGTGAAGATATGAAGTTTAGCGGTATTCCAAACTTTGCCCCTGAAATGTTCCGCCGAATTCGTTTGCGTGACCCGCTTAAAGCTAAGCAATTACAAAAAGGTCTTATCCAGTTGTCTGAAGAAGGCGCTGTGCAGGTATTTAGACCTTTCAACTCGAACGATATGATCGTTGGCGCGGTTGGTGTTCTACAATTTGAAGTCGTCGTTCAACGTTTAAAAACTGAATACAAGGTTGATGCTATTTATGAGCCAATTAGCGTAGCAACAGCGCGTTGGTGTACTTGTGATAATGAACGTACGTTAGAGCAATTTGAAAAGAAAGCTTATGACAACCTAGCATTGGATGGCGGTAATAACTTAACTTACATCGCCCCAACTATGGTGAACTTAAGCCTAGCGCAAGAACGTCATCCCGATATTGTGTTTCATAAAACACGCGAACATTAA
- the argS gene encoding arginine--tRNA ligase, with translation MNISNILSERVSAAMTVAGLPEGTNPAISLSNRANFGDYQANGVMGAAKKLKTNPRELATKVVEALDLTGIAEKIELAGPGFINIHLDKNWLATQLNTVSNDKNLGVNQSEKPQNVVVDYSAPNLAKEMHVGHLRSTIIGDAVVRALEFRGEHVIRQNHMGDWGTQFGMLLAHLSDKLASDEVAETALSDLENFYREAKIRFDNEDGFADRARDYVVKLQSGDAHCATLWQQFIDISISHSEDIYKKLNVTLARKDIMGESAYNDDLSNVIDELMAQKIAVEDQGAKVVFINEMANKDGDPSVFIVQKSGGGYLYATTDLSACRYRVGELKADRIIIFTDARQALHFKQVEIVARKAGFLPEHVGYDHCPFGMMMGDDGKPFKTRTGGTIKLAELLDEAVIRAKVVIAEKNPDYSEDHLTEIAEKVGIGAVKFADLSKNRTSDYIFNWKTMLSFEGATAPYLQYAYSRIKSIFTKADFSANDDLPAIVIIEPQEKALALKLLQLENVIDSVISECTPNLLCNYLYELASLYMSFYEACPILKDDIADDVKQSRLALSYIIANTLKQGLDILGIDVMERM, from the coding sequence ATGAATATTAGTAACATCCTAAGTGAAAGAGTTAGTGCAGCAATGACAGTTGCAGGTTTACCTGAAGGCACAAATCCTGCGATAAGTTTATCTAACCGAGCAAATTTTGGTGATTACCAAGCCAATGGTGTTATGGGTGCAGCTAAAAAATTAAAAACCAATCCTCGTGAATTAGCAACCAAAGTGGTTGAAGCACTCGACTTAACGGGTATTGCTGAAAAAATTGAATTAGCAGGCCCAGGGTTTATTAATATTCATTTAGACAAAAACTGGTTAGCAACGCAGTTAAACACAGTATCGAACGATAAAAATTTAGGTGTAAACCAGTCAGAAAAACCGCAAAACGTTGTGGTTGATTATTCTGCTCCAAATCTCGCTAAAGAAATGCACGTAGGTCATTTACGTTCCACCATTATTGGTGACGCTGTAGTGCGTGCGCTTGAGTTTCGTGGTGAACATGTTATTCGTCAAAACCACATGGGTGATTGGGGCACGCAGTTTGGTATGCTACTCGCTCATTTAAGCGATAAATTAGCGTCAGATGAAGTTGCTGAAACTGCTCTTTCTGATTTAGAAAATTTCTATCGTGAAGCAAAAATTCGTTTTGATAACGAAGACGGCTTTGCTGATCGCGCCCGTGATTATGTCGTAAAACTGCAAAGTGGCGACGCACATTGCGCAACACTATGGCAGCAGTTTATTGATATCTCAATTAGCCACAGTGAAGACATTTATAAAAAACTTAATGTCACGTTAGCACGTAAAGACATTATGGGTGAAAGTGCTTACAACGATGATTTATCAAATGTTATCGATGAATTAATGGCACAAAAAATAGCCGTTGAAGATCAAGGCGCTAAAGTTGTTTTTATTAACGAAATGGCTAATAAAGACGGCGACCCTTCGGTATTTATTGTGCAAAAATCGGGTGGCGGTTACTTATATGCAACGACCGATTTATCAGCGTGTCGCTACCGTGTTGGTGAGTTAAAAGCAGACCGAATTATTATTTTTACTGACGCTCGCCAAGCGTTGCATTTTAAGCAAGTTGAAATCGTTGCCCGCAAAGCAGGTTTCTTACCCGAGCATGTAGGTTATGACCATTGTCCATTTGGCATGATGATGGGAGATGATGGCAAGCCTTTTAAAACCCGTACCGGTGGCACCATTAAACTCGCCGAATTACTCGATGAAGCCGTTATTAGAGCAAAAGTGGTTATCGCTGAAAAAAATCCAGATTATAGTGAAGACCATTTAACTGAAATTGCTGAAAAAGTGGGTATTGGCGCGGTTAAGTTTGCTGATCTATCAAAAAACCGTACCAGCGATTATATTTTCAACTGGAAAACCATGCTCAGTTTTGAAGGCGCTACAGCACCCTACTTACAATATGCTTATTCGCGTATTAAAAGTATTTTCACTAAGGCTGATTTCTCAGCAAACGATGACTTACCAGCCATTGTTATTATTGAGCCACAAGAAAAAGCGCTAGCACTTAAATTGTTGCAGTTAGAAAACGTTATAGATTCTGTCATTAGCGAATGTACACCAAACCTGTTGTGTAATTACTTGTATGAACTTGCGAGTCTTTATATGAGCTTTTACGAAGCTTGCCCAATATTGAAAGATGACATTGCTGATGACGTTAAACAATCAAGGCTAGCCCTAAGCTACATTATTGCAAATACCCTAAAGCAAGGATTAGATATTTTAGGTATCGACGTTATGGAACGCATGTAA